The stretch of DNA GGAACGGCATAAATATTATAAAAATCCGAAGGATCCTAAAATATGATTTCCCTCAGTCTATGTATGATCGTAAAAAATGAAGAAGCAGTTCTTGAGAGGATCTTGAAGCCGGTTTCTCAGGTGATGGATGCGATCCTGATCGCAGATACCGGTTCTTCAGACAGAACAAAAGAGATCGCGGAGCAGTATACGTCGCAGGTGTTTGATTTTCCCTGGTGTGATGATTTTTCTGCTCCGCGTAATTTTCTTCTGGAAAAAGTCCGCACCGATTACTGGATGTGGCTGGATGCGGATGATGTCCTGGATGAAGAAAATCTGGAAAAACTGAAGAGTCTTAAAGAAACTCTGGATTCCGGAACAGATGTTGTAATGATGGAATATGCGGCAGGGTTTGACCAGAGCGGGAGAACAACATTTTCTTATTTTCGGGAGCGGATAATGAAAACATCCAGAAATTTCAGATGGAATGGGGCAGTTCATGAAACTGTGATTCCGGAGGGAAATATCATTTATTCGGATGTGGTGATCCGGCACCGGAAATGTGGAAAAGGTGATCCGGACCGTAATCTTCGCATTTATGAAAAAATGCTGGCAGGAGGAGAAACGCTGGAACCCAGACATCAGCTTTATTATGGGAGAGAACTGTATTATCATCAGCGTTATCCGGAGACAGAGGCTGTGTTGGTGGAGTTCCTGAAAAATCCATCCGGATGGCTGGAAAATAAGATCGATGCCTGTTTTGTACTTGGACAGTGCTACCGGAAAATGGGAGAAAAAAAGTACGCACTGGAAGCTTTTCTGTACAGTCTGACTATGGATGTGCCGAGGGCGGAAATCTGTTGTGAGGTCGGAAAGATTTTTCTGGAAAGAGAGCTTCCCAGACAGGCTGGCTATTGGTATGGGCAGGCGCTTACTGTGCCGTCAGATAAGAAAAAATGTGGATTTTTTATGGCTGAGTGTCATGGATTTGTGCCATATATGCAGCTTTGCGTTTGTTATGATAAGATGGGATGTCCGGAGCAGGCATTCTTTTTTCATAAGAAAGCGAAGGGACTGAAGCCGGAAGATCCGGGAGTATTGTATGACCAGAAATATTTCTGGGAAAAATATGGTCTGGTATAAAAGAAAAGATATCTTTATTATATTTTTCCTGGCAGGGTACAAGCTTGCGGGGATCCTATGCACAGGTAAAAGCTGTTGTCATATACTGTAGGGAAAGTTATTTTCCTATGAGGTGATCGAAGAATGCTGTTCAGGCATCGAAAACGTAAGGAAATGGAAATGCAGCAGGACAGTCATGAGGATTTGTCCTGTATGTCCTGTTATGGAAATCATAGTTCCTGTGGATGTGACAGATGTGGAACAAGAGGCTGCCCAGGCCCTGTGGGACCTACAGGACCAACCGGTCCCAGAGGCTGTCCGGGAGTTCCGGGTCCTATGGGTCCTCAGGGACCGCAGGGGGAACCGGGAATACAGGGATATACGGGAGCCACTGGTCCGGCTGGAGCAACGGGTCCAGCGGGAGTCATCGGTCCGACGGGAGCAACAGGAGCCACCGGTCCTGCAGGAGTAACAGGTCCGACGGGAGCAACTGCTCCGTCAATATATGCACAACACGGAAATTGCCGTAACCATGCGGCTTTCCACTATCTTAAAGACAATTAAACAGCCCCTATGATTACACCTAAAACGCCGTAGCAAGGTTGGACAAGCCTTGATATGGCGTTTTTAAGTGGGTAGGATATGCCGCCGCAGCTTCAAAGAAGTTGTGGCGTTTTTTTATGCCCGCAGGAAAGGAGGCGCAGCCGGAATGTATTTCACAAAGGGCAAGCAGCGGGCGTTTGAACTGCTCATGCAGCAGAAGCCGGGATTTGACCGCTATCAATCCGGTTGTGCCGGAGATGATGAAGATTGCGGCACTTGCCGTTTCTACCGCCCCGGGTGGAAATATGAGTTTTGCGTTTTCAAAGAGTGTCCCTATTGCCCCGGCAAGAGGACGCGGAAAACGCCCGCCAGCATGGACAAATAGACGGGCAAAAGCCCTTGTGCCATGCGGCTTTGCAGACGCGAAAACGGCAAAGGGCATATTGCAATACCAAAACCGCCGAAAACGGCTTTCTAATTGTCCACGCAGACCAAGAGAGGAAGTGAGGAAATATGGCAGTTTTCAGAGTGGAGCGAAATACGGGATATACCGTTATGAGCAACCACCACTTGCGCAACAAAGAATTGTCCTTAAAGGCAAAGGGCTTGTTGTCGCAAATGCTGTCTTTGCCGGAGGATTGGGATTATACCCTTGCGGGCTTATCCCATATCAACCGGGAGAAGATCGACGCAATCCGCGAAGCGGTAAAGGAACTCGAAAAAGCCGGATATATCGTGCGCAGCCGGGAGCGCGACGAAAAGGGACGCTTGCGGGGCGCGGATTACGTCATATACGAGCAGCCGCAGCCGCGAGAGCCGGAAGCAGCTACCAGCGGCGGACAGCCGCCTATATTGGATTTACCTACATTGGAAAATCCAACATTGGATAATCCAACGTTGGAAAAACCTACGCAGGAAAAACCTACGTTGGAAAATCCAACGCAATTAAATAAAGATATATCAAGTAAAGAACAATCAATTACGGATTTATCAAGTACCCATTCCTTTCCATTCCATTCCCTAAACCCCTTGCCCTTTGAGCAGGGCGAAGCGGCTACGCCGCCGGAAAGGAAAAGAACGGAAGCGAAAAGCAATAGCGCAGTAGAGATTTACAGGGAGATTATCAAGGACAATATCGAATACGACCATCTCATTCAAAACTGCAAAATTGACGCAGACCGCCTAAATGAGATAGTTGACCTTATGCTGGAAACCGTCTGCACAGCGCGAAAGACAATCCGTATTGCCGGGGACGACTACCCCGCCGAATTAGTGAAATCAAAGTTTTTGAAGCTGAACAGCAGCCATATTGAGTTTGTTTTGGATTGCATGAGGGAGAACACAACCAAAGTGCGCAATATCAAGCAGTATTTGAAAGCGGTACTGTTCAACGCGCCGAGTACCATTGACAGCTATTATACCGCCCTTGTCAATCACGACTTTTACGGCAGCAAATGAGCATAGCCGCAGTTTACCGGGAAAGGAGTTGATACCTTGCAGGAGGAAGTAACCCAAAAAACGATTGCCCTATCCGTCAATGTGGGAAAAGGCGCGGCAAGGCTTACCGAACAGGCGTTGCAAAAAGCAATCAAGAAGTTTTTGGAGCAGAAAAGCAAAGCCCCGCATGGGAAACAGACCATGCGGCAGCTTATGAAGCAAAATGCGGGTGTTTCCAACATCGAGATCACCGACAGCAATATCAAAGCCTTTGAGAGTACCGCGAAGAAGTACAACATAGATTTTTCGCTGAAAAAGGTTAAGGGCGAACAGACCCGTTACCTTGTGTTTTTCAAAGGCAGGGACGCGGACGTTATGATCGCAGCGTTTCAAGAGTTTTCCGCAAAGAAGCTGAAACGCCGATTTCCTCTATCAAAAGGCGCTGCACGATAACCCCGCCCTTGCGCACTCTAACCCCATTTCCCGTTTTTGGCAGAAGCAGCGCATTAAAAAGCAGTATGCAAAGACGCTGAAAGCGGGCGGCAAGGTGAAAAAGACCGCCGAAGCCACCGCAAAGGCAGCGAAGAAAACCGCGCAGGAAACCAAACGGGCGACGTTCTTTGTCGTCCGGCATTGGAAAGGCTGCTTGCTTGTGGGCGGGATTGCCTTTATCGTGCTGCTGCTTTTCGGCGGCTTGTCCTCTTGCTCCCTCTTTGGCGGCAACAGCGGTAGCGGCTTGATTGCGTCGTCCTATCTTTCCGAGGACGCGGATATTACGGGCGCGGAAGCAGCTTACACCGATATGGAAGCAGAGTTACAGGATATGCTGAATAATATCGAGCGCGAATACCCCGGCTACGACGAATACCGGGTGAACGCAGACGAGATCGAGCATGACCCCTATGTGCTAATCTCTATCCTTTCCGCGCTGCATGAGGGCGTGTTTACCCTTGATGAAGCGCAAAGCACCCTTGAAATGCTCTTTGAGAAACAGTATATCTTGACCGTTACGGAGGAAGTCGAGGTACGCTACCGCACCGAAACGAGGACGGACAGCGAGGGCAACGAATATGAGGTTGAAGTCCCATATAACTATTACATTCTTCATTATGCAGATGGTCTTTATCGACGTGGGTTGTCAAAACAAACTCATACTTGCCGCCTAACACCGCTTGCGCAAGTTCCATGCCGATTTTGTGCGCTTCTTCCGGCGTGGTTTCGCCTACCGCAAAGGATTGTATCAAGTGCCGCCCTAAATGTGTGCCGCGATCTCCGGCAGCTTCCCGCGTCCATGCAAACTCTATATCGGCGGTTTCCAGCCCGCAGCCGAAAGAGGACGCAAGCAGCTTTCCGTCTGTCTTTTCGGGATTTAAGATATAGTCTATTGCGGCCTTTAAGGTTGATTTAATAGGGTGCGTCTTTGTAACCGCCATATCTCGTCCACCGCCTTTTTTATATCCTCAATGTCCTGCTGGTAAACCGCCCCCGTCGCGTTGGCGCGTTTGGCAATTTGATTGATGTTCCGGCTCACCGCTTGCAGTTCCCGGATATATGCTTTCGTGTCGCTTCGGTCAATGACAAGGATATACCCGTCAATCGCCATTTTGCGGAAGTATGCCCCATACTGCTTTATGGGAAGCTGCTTCATCTTCTCGTCGATCAGCCGCTTTTCTTCTTCCGTAACGTAAAACTTCATTTGGATATTTCTCTTTCGGTTTTCCATTTCCGCGCCGCCTTTCGGTATAAGGGTTTGGGATTATCCCAACAAGCATTTTTCGCAAACGGGTACTCGTTTGCTGTGCTTGCTATCTACTCCATACCCCTACCGAAAGGCGGTATTTGTTGCGCATTCCCTTGATTTTGGACGCAAAAAAAGATTGCAGCCGCCATGCGCTGCAATCTCCCGATTTCTCATATTGTGAGGTTAATCCTCTGCTTTTTCGACTTCCGTTATCTCCCTTGCTGTTGCGGTTACAATCCGTATGCCTTTATCGCTCATACCGTCCAGCAGCGCGTCAAGCTGCCGCCGCCCGGTGGATTTCTCCGCATTGCTGTTCGGGAAGAAAAATTGATCTACCGAAATATGATACCGGGTTACAAGGTCATAGAATACCTGTAAACTCGGCTGTTGTCCCTTGTTCTCGATATTCGCAAGGTAGCGCGGGGAAATATATAACTCGTCGCTTACCTTTTTGCGGCTCTCGCCGTATTCATTTCTCGCGGCTTTTATAGCTGCCCCGAAAGCCTTAAAGTCGTACAATGGTACGGGTCTTTTTGCCATTTTCATTCACCCTGTTACATTTTACAGTTCACCTTTCTTTTTGGATATGTCCACACAATTCATATCATTAGGTTAAATACTTCCTGTTGTGTATTGACAGTAGACTGATTTTCTGATAAAATAAAATTTATGTAAAAGGAGGCGGCGTTTATGTTGCATAGCATGCGTATTAGATAAGCATTGAAAAAAAGGATTTTCCCATTTTCAACATGGGCTTTTTTGTCATGCTTATTTTGCGGATGCTATACAAAAAACTAACGACGTATAGATATAGTGCAAGCTATGCCTTAGTTTTGTTGTACTGCTCTGTGCATTATAAATGCAGGTCAATGCTCATGTTGAGGATTGACCTGCATTTTTTTGTGTAAAAAGGACGAGTGAAATATAATGCTTAAAAAATATTGGATAAAATGTCCGATTTGTAACGGAAAGACGAGAGTTCAAGTATTTCATAATACTGTATTAAAAGATTTTCCTCTTTTCTGCCCTAAATGCAAATTGACGCATATCATTGATGTAGAAAAATTAGAGATTGTAATCAAAAATACAGAAAAACAAACTTTTATTATTTAGAAGAAAGGATATAAAAATGAAACGTTTACCTAAATATACGCCTGCGGAAGTACGGAATGATCCATACGGATTTACTTACAAAGAAATGTCGGAAGTTATTGGCGAGAATGAAGCAAAAGCCTTATATGAAGAATTATATAAGCAATTACCACGCAAAAAAAATCTATCAATGTTGGTAAAAAATATTTGCAAAAGCAGTGATACTGAAAAGTATGTTTACGAACTGAAAGACAACAAATACATTGAAACGGTTTTTATCAAGCGGCGAGATGGTGGAACTGTTTGCGTGAGCACACAAGTCGGTTGTCCTGTTGGTTGTATTTTTTGTGAGTCCGGGCGAAATGGCTTTGTTCGTAATCTAACATCGTCAGAAATCGTACAACAGATTATATTGTTGCGTCGAAAAGTAAACCGTATCGTTTTTATGGGTATGGGAGAGCCTTTATTCAATTATGACAACTTGATAAAAGCAATCCATATTCTCCGAGATAGATATGGGCTCAACTTTCCAACCGACGGCATTACCATATCAACAGTTGGTCCGGTCGATCAATTAAAAAAATTGCGCGAGGAACATCTTAAAATTCAGTTGACAATATCTTTACACGCAGCAACACAATCTGCAAGAAATCGTATTATTCCTCACATGCGCATATATGCTATTGAAGATGTTGTTAAGCAAGCCTTATCCTATTCTGAAAGGCATAATCGCAAAATTGTCTTTGCGTATTTGCTTTTACCGGGTATAAATGACCGGCCCTCAGATGTAAGACAACTTGCAAAATGGTTTCGGGGCAAAAAAGTTATGATTAACGTGTTACAATACAACCCAACAAGCAATTCAAGAATTAAAGCACCACAGAAACGGGAAATAGTTGCATTCAAACATCAATTAGAGCAAGCAGGACTTGAAGTTACTATGAGAGTTTCTCATGGCAGAGAGATTAACGCGGCTTGTGGACAGTTAGCTAACACATATAATAAATTCAAAAAAAAATGATTAAAAGTGCCAGACGCATAGACGCAGAGCCGATAACGCATTAGGTCAAAAAACCTATGTGTTATCGGCTTTTTTATTTAATATTGCGCAAAAGCCGCTGTTCCCTATTATAGAATGGATTGCGGGTAGTGTATTAAAGTCGCCCTTTTTTAAGGATACGGCGGTATCGGGGAGGTATCGCCGTGTCCATTTTTATTTACTGTAACCCGCCTAATGCTTTGCGGTCAAAAAAAGCTATGCTCCGCAAGCGGGATATTCCGGCTATGAATGTGAACTGTCAATACATTTAGCTACTGCTTACATTTCCTTTGCGCCCGTCCGCGTCTTGCGGACGGGCGCATTTTGCTTTTTTCAACTTTTTTCTGAAAAGCGCACTCAAGAGCCATCTCCCGAACGGGTACGGAGCGAAAGGGGCAGAGAGGACAAGCCCTTAACTCCCGTCCTCTACTCCACGCGGGAAGGAGGTGAACTCTATGGAGCTATCTTCTTCCGACAAGGAAAGAATACAACATCAGTACGACGCATTAGCAAAGAAAACTTTGGTCGGCGAAGCGAAAAGCCACCGCCGCACTCTTGCGAAACGCGCAGCACGCGAAGTTACTTTTTCGGATTTGAGCGAAAGCGAACTCGCGCAGCTTTTCACAACGGACGAATACGAAAGCGATTATTTCCGTTTTCAAGTGTCCGGCTTTGATGTACTCGTCAAAAATGAACTGCTTGCCGAAGCCCTTAACGCTTTGCCCGAAAGGAAACGCGACATTATCCTTTTGTCCTACTTCTTGGATATGAGCGACGCGGAAATTGGCGAACTGCTGAATGTTGTACGCACGACGGTTTTCCGGCACAGGAAATCCGCGCTTGCGAAAATCAAACAGTATTTGGAGGGAAAAGCAGATGATGAATACCGTTAGGAAGTCTGAAAATCTGTTGCCGTTCCCTGTCATTTCCGCAGCGGCAAACGGCGACACAACCGCCATGTGCGCGATCTTGAAGCACTACGAGGGTTACATAGCGAAACTTTGTACCCGCACGCTGAAAGACGACGCGGGCAATACCTATTCCTATGTGGACGAGGAAATGCGTAACAGGCTGCAAGTGCGCCTTATTACCCGCACCCTTGCTTTTCATGTAGGATAATCTTTTAGCCCATGCGGGGAGCGTGTCCCCTTTCCACGCTTCCCGTTATGGGCTATTTGTCGTTCCGCAAAAGCATATCCGCTGTTGATGTGCTTTTGCAGGCCGACAAAGCCTATTGTTCTTTGACAAAGAAAGCGGCCTTTGGTGCGCAGCATAACAGGCAAACGGGTACATTCCGTCTGTACCGAGCCAGTCGGCGGGTACGCCATGACAGCTTTTCCCCTACGGGGAAAAGTCGAGCGACAACTACCGCGCCGTAAAACAGGTTTAGCAGCTTGTGGGCGACGACATACAAGGCGGCACAATGATACTCCCGCGTTGAACACCCTCAAAGTATTGCGCGGCGCACCCATAAGCATGGGCCGGGGTGAAACTCCCGTGAGGTTGCAGCTAACAACCGCCCGTTTCAGCCTTATTTCTCATATCGTACAAGCCGGAGCGCATATTCTGTACTATGCCGCTAACCGGGAGGGAAAGAAGATGATTACCAAGTTACAACTTCAACAAATGAGAAATGTTGATATTACACAGGTTGACCGCAGCACTTTGGTTGATATTCGTAATATCCATATTGACAGTTCTTTGCCAGCAGCAAAAAAAATGCAAAGCTACTTGGAGCAGATCGTCAATCCGTATTGTTTTCTTTGCGGCGATACGCCCGTAAGAATACGGTTTGTCGCAGAGGATAGAACGCTAAAGCAATCATTGTGCGATTACTTTTTAAGTCTGAAATAACCGCCGACTTTCCCTAACTCTATGGGTAAGACCTTGTGATTACGGGGCGAAAATGGTATAATTAACTCGTAATTATAGGGGGAAAGGAGGTATAATGCCCCGCATACGCAAAGACAAAATGGCACGCAGTTATGCAGAGCCGTTTTGGAAAATTGGGCTATACATTCGACTATCCAGAGAGGACGACAACGAGGACGAAAGCGAGAGTGTTATCAACCAAGAAAAGATACTCCGCGACTTTGTAGACAGCTATTTTGAGCCGGGAACCTATGTGATTGTAGACGTGTTTGCCGACGACGGATTGACAGGCACCGACACAGCGCGACCAAACTTCAAACGGCTTGAGGGCTGCATTGTCCGAAAAGAAGTAAACTGCATGATTATCAAATCCCTTGCACGCGGTTTCCGCAACCTTGCCGACCAGCAAAAGTTTTTAGAGGAGTTCATACCCATTAACGGTGCAAGGTTTATTTGCACAGGCACACCATTTATTGACACTTACGCAAATCCCCATTCTGCAAGCGGCCTTGAAGTACCTATTAGGGGAATGTTCAACGAGCAGTTTGCCGCGACCACTTCCGAAGAAATCCGCAAAACATTCAAGATGAAACGGGAGCGCGGCGAGTTCATAGGCGCGTTTGCCCCTTACGGCTACAAGAAAGACCCAAACGACAAAAACAGCTTGATTGTAGATGAAGAAGCAGCGGAGGTTGTCAAAAGCATTTACCATTGGTTTGTCAATGAGGGGTACAGTAAAATGGGGATTGCAAAGCGGCTTAACCAAATGGGAGAGCCGAACCCCGAAGCCTATAAGAAGAAAAAAGGCTTTAAGTATAACAACCCTAATTCCGACAAAAACGATGGTTTGTGGTCTGCCAGCACGATTGTAAGGATATTGCAAAATGAAGTTTATACGGGCGTAATGGTGCAAGGCCGTAATCGCGTAATAAGCTACAAAGTACACAAGCAGATCAACGTCCCCGAAGAAGAATGGTTTGTCGTCCCCAACACACACGAAGCGATTATTGACAGGGAAACATTCGAGAAAGCGCAAGCCCTACATAAGCGCGACACAAGGACAGCCCCCGGCAAACAGGAAGTCTATCTCATGTCCGGCTTTGTCCGTTGCGCGGATTGCAAAAAGGCCATGCGGCGCAAAACCGCCCGCGATATTGCCTACTACTCTTGCCGCAGCTACACCGATAAGAAGATTTGCAGCAAACATTCTATCCGGCAAGACAAGTTGGAAAACGCGGTATTGGCAGCGTTGCAAATGCAAATTGCCCTTGTAGATCGGCTTGCAGAAGAAATTGAACGGATTAACAACGCGCCTGTTATCAACCGGGAAAGCAAGAGATTATCCCATTCCTTGAAACAGGCAGAGAAGCAGCTAAAACAGTACAATGACGCTTCCGATAGCTTGTACCTTGATTGGAAAAGCGGTGAGATTACCAAAGAGGAATACCGCCGCTTGAAAGGCAAGATTGCAGAACAGATACAACAGCTTGAAGCGAACATCTCCTATCTGAAAGAGGAAATGCAGGTAATGGCTGATGGTATCGGAACCGACGACCCGTATCTAACCGCCTTTCTGAAATACAAAAACATTCAGAGCCTTAACCGCGGGATTATGGTTGAACTCGTAAAAGCGGTTTGGGTGCATGAGAACGGGGAAATAACGGTTGACTTCAATTTTGCCGACGAGTACCAGCGAATTATTGATTACATCGAGAATAACCACAACGTTATCCGAGTGATTGAGAACAAGGCAATCTAACGGCTTGCCTATTCAACACAAAGGAAAATCTAATGTTGTGCATAAATAAACGGCTCTACGGGAGCGACAGGAGCAACAGGAGCAACGGGTCCAGCGGGAACGACGGGGGTAACAGGTCCGGCTGGTGCGATCGGAGCCACGGGTCCAGCAGGTCCAACAGGAGCAACAGGAGCCACCGGCCCTGCCGGAACAGTAACCCCGGCAGCTGCTGTTGGAAATGCAACAACGGTAGATGATATTGTGGAGGATTTTAATGCACTTCTTGCAAACCTTCGTGATGCAGGACTCCTGGAAAGATAGTGAAATGATAAACACACGTTACTGTGCGGCTGCGTATTTTATGCAGCCGCTGCATATTCTCCATAAAAATATTTCATTGTAGCTTTCTGACGAAAGGTGCTATAATATTTTTATCTAAGTATGATTATAGGGGATGAAATCGTGAAAAAAAACAAGTATGAGATCGATATGTGTAATGGGTCGATCATGGACAAGCTGATTTCGTTTTCACTGCCGCTGATGCTGTCCGGTATCCTGCAGCTGATGTTCAATGCAGTGGATATCGTGGTAGTGGGACGTTTCAGCGGAAGTGAGGCACTGGCGGCAGTAGGCTCCACTACCGCACTGATCAATGTGTTTACCAACCTTTTTATCGGGATCTCTCTTGGTGCCAATGTGCTGGCAGCCAGATTTTATGCTGCCGGTAAGGATGAAGAAATGTCAGAAACAGTACATACATCGATCTTACTGGCTCTGGTCAGCGGGGTCATCATGGCATTTCTGGGAGTGCTCTTTGCCAGGATCTGCCTGGAACTGATGGATACACCGGACGATGTGATCGATCTTTCTACTCTTTATATGCGTATTTATTTCCTGGGAATGCCGTTTTTTATGCTGTATAACTATGGTGCGGCGATCCTGCGTGCTGTGGGAGATACCAAGCGGCCGCTGGTCTTTCTGATCATTTCCGGCTGTGCCAATGCGCTTTTGAATCTGTTTTTCGTGATCGTGTGTCATTTAAGCGTGGCCGGTGTGGGAATCGGAACGGTGATCTCTCAGCTGATCTCCTGCATTCTTGTCCTTCGGTGTCTGTATCAGACAGAGGGAAGCTATCAGCTGCGTTTTTCAAAACTGTCCATAAAGGGAGAGTACCTGAAGCAGATCTTCCAGGTGGGACTGCCTGCCGGGATCCAGAGTACAGTGATCAATTTTTCCAATGTACTTCTTCAGTCTTCTGTAAACTCCTTTGGTTCCATTGCTATGGCAGGATATACAGCAGCCAATAATATTTTTGGATTTCTGTATGTGTCCGTGAATTCGGTTACCCAGGCCTGCATGAGCTTTACCAGTCAGAATTATGGTGTGCGAAAACCGAAACGTATGGACCGGGTGCTTGTTGACTGTATGATCCTGTCCTTTGTCGTATCCTTTGCCATGGGCTGTGGTGCATACTTTTTCGGTCCGCAGCTTCTGAAGATCTATACGGAAGACCCTAAGGTTATCCAATGCGGAATGGAGATTCTTGCCTATACCACAGTTACCTATTTCCTCTGCGGACAGATGGATCTGTTTCCGGGAGCACTGCGCGGAATGGGACGCTCCGGTGTCCCCATGATCCTGTCTATTATCGGAACGGTCGGCCTTCGAATTGTGTGGATTTTCGGAATTTTCCCGGCTCACAGATCACTGAAAGTACTGTTTATTTCTTATCCGGCATCCTGGATCCTTACGATCATCATGCAGGTGACCTGTTTCTGGTTTGTAAGGCGGAAAGTTCACAGGCAGCTTCTGGGAGAGACTGCAGAATAAAAACGAATACACAGAATATCAGAAAAAGCGGATAGAATTCCGCTTTTCTGTGTTTACGGGGAAAATAAAACAGGTCAACTCATGTCCATTTTGCAAACAGGAGACATTGGAGCTGGAAAATAAAGAATATGGAGGAAACATGGAATTATTAAAACCTGATTATTACGACGAATTTACCTGTATTGCAGACAAATGCACCATCAGCTGCTGCAGGGAATGGAAGATCAACATAGATGATGAAACCTACAGAAACTGGAAAACCATCCAGCCGCCGTCAGAGGTGCCCGGACACAGAAGCTGCCTGCAGGCCTATACCATGAAAAAGGACGGCAGCCGGATCATGAAGATGACGGAAGAGCACGATTGTCCTTTTCTTGCAAAGAACAGACTGTGCTATCTGGTAAGTGCTTATGGGGATTCGATGCTTTCAGAGACCTGCCAGATTTTTCCAAGGGAGATCCATGAATTTCAGGATCATAAGGAAGCGACCATGATGCCCTGTTGCCCGGCTGTCCTGGACATCTGGAAGGGGAAGAAAAGAATCGCTTTTCCGGAAACTCCAAAAGAAAAGGAACAGCCGCTTTTTCTTGTGCGCCGGAAGGTTATGGATCTTATAATGGATCCTGAAAAAACACCGGAGGAAATCCTTCTTGAAAGT from Blautia sp. SC05B48 encodes:
- a CDS encoding MATE family efflux transporter; the protein is MIIGDEIVKKNKYEIDMCNGSIMDKLISFSLPLMLSGILQLMFNAVDIVVVGRFSGSEALAAVGSTTALINVFTNLFIGISLGANVLAARFYAAGKDEEMSETVHTSILLALVSGVIMAFLGVLFARICLELMDTPDDVIDLSTLYMRIYFLGMPFFMLYNYGAAILRAVGDTKRPLVFLIISGCANALLNLFFVIVCHLSVAGVGIGTVISQLISCILVLRCLYQTEGSYQLRFSKLSIKGEYLKQIFQVGLPAGIQSTVINFSNVLLQSSVNSFGSIAMAGYTAANNIFGFLYVSVNSVTQACMSFTSQNYGVRKPKRMDRVLVDCMILSFVVSFAMGCGAYFFGPQLLKIYTEDPKVIQCGMEILAYTTVTYFLCGQMDLFPGALRGMGRSGVPMILSIIGTVGLRIVWIFGIFPAHRSLKVLFISYPASWILTIIMQVTCFWFVRRKVHRQLLGETAE